One Candidatus Hydrogenedentota bacterium genomic window, TGTTGCGCGAGCTGAAAATCGACGGCGCCCCCGTGGCGCGCCTGCGGGGCGAACTGTATTTCGAACGCGACGAGCCCGTCGTGCGCACGTGGGACACAGGCGGAGAACAAATCGCCGTCACGTCGGATCAGATCCTGCACTTGCTGTTCTATACGGGCCCGGTCAGCCCCCTGCAGGCCGTCTTTGTTGCACTCTTCACCGGCCTCATCCCCCACGACATCTCCCCGGAGGAAATGCAGGTGATCGTGCAGGATACGCCGGCCATGCAGCATCACCTCGCGCTGCCGCCAGATACCGTGGCGCTGCTGGAGGATACGCAACTGGGTACCTTTCTCATGGCCCTGATGAGCGCCGCAATCAACGAGGAAATCCTTCTTATCGACGCGTGACGCCACGTCCCGGGATGCGGTTTTCAGGCAAATTCATGACCCTTCGGGACAACTGGACAAGCTCCGCCGTTGTGATATAGGATCCTCATTGCCTGACTTGTGCGGGTAATTGTGCTTCAATCAACATGGAAAGGGTTGTCAAGATGAAAAAATCCTGGTTAGCATTCTTGAGCTTGGTGCTGGTTGCCGCGTTCACCGGTTGCGGTGGCAGTTCGGAATCGGCGGCGCCCGGTGACGGCGGAGCCGGCGGCCGCGACCGTGACCGTTACGAAGAGCCCGCCGAAGCGCCGGCGGAGGCGCCTGCGGAAGCGCCGGTTGAAGCCCCGGCTGAATAACCTGGAAAAGGGCCTCACGATGAAAAAAGCATTGGTTAGTTGCTTTTGTCTGGCGCTCGCCGCGGCCTTTGCGGGCTGCGGTAGTGGCGGCGGAGAGGCCGTCGATACCGCTCCACCGGTTTCCCCCATGGAGGAAACCCCGACGCCTTCGATCGAGGGCAGCGCGCCCATCGTGATCGAGGAACCCGCCCCTGAAGCCGCGCCCGCCGAAGAGGTGGCCCCGGTCGAAGAGGCGGCCCCGGTCGAAGAGGCGACGCCCGCCGAAGAAGCGGCCCCGGCCGAAGAAGCGGCGCCCGCAGAGAACGGCGAGCCGCAGGCGGCAGTGGAACCCGCACCGATGGTGGATGGCCTTACCGGCTCCAAGTGGACCTACAACGAGATTGAGTTGGAATTCCGCGAGGGTGGCAAGGTGCACTTGAAGGGCGGCCCCGTGGCAACGTTGGCGCCCGGCGGTTTGGAAGCCCCCTACACGTTGGCCGATGGCGAACTTTCGGTTGATGTGTTCGGGCAGGTGTTCGCCGGCACGTGGGACGGAAGCGTCCTGCAAGTCGCGGGTGAAACCGCTACGAAGGTACAGTAAGCCAACCATATTGTTGTTACGTATCGCCGAACGGGCGGCCTCCAGCGTGAGGCCGCCCGTTCGCATGCCTCCCCGATACCGGCCCAACCACCAGCCAAAGGCACTCCGCCATGCCCAACTTTGACGCAGAGCGTCTTATCGAAACCCAGCAGATCGAAGCCCGGCTCCGCGAGGTATACGCAACCGTATACAGCCAGCGGCAGCCGATTGGCCGGATCGAATATTGCGTTACGGGCCCGGGGCTCGGTCCGGAGCGCGTCCCGGCGGCGGGCTGGCAACCCTTTTCCGTGGGAGACCGCTGGGGCGGCTACGACCAGACCACCTGGTTCCGCATGACCGCCCGCATCCCCAAGGCTTTTCAGGGTAAGCCCGTTGTCGCGCTTATCCGTCCCTCCGGCGGGCATTTCGAACCGGGCATCCCCTTTCTCTCGGCGGCGGGAGAAGCCCTGGCCTTCATCAACGGCGCCCCGGCGCAGGGCCTCGACAAGAACCACGACGAAATCTTCCTGGCGAAGAAGGCCCGGGGCGGCGAGGCATTCGAACTTGCTATCGAGGCCGTGCCCAGCACGCGCATCGACATCGAGCACCACTTTCAGTACGCCGATCTCGCCGTGCGCCATCCCGAGGCCTGGGACCTCTACTGGGATATCCTCGTGCCGCTCAAGGTCTACAAGGCGATCGGCAGCGGCTCCGCGCTAGCGCGCCAGCTCTTCGATGTGCTCATGAAGGCCATCCGCCTGGTCGACCTGCAGCATGCGGGCGCCCCGGAATACTTCGCCTCCTGCGCGCGCGCCAGCCGCTTCCTCAATAAGGAGCTCCCCCGCTTCGAAAGCACGGGCATGGGCCGGCTCACGCTGGTTGGCCACTCGCACATCGACACCGCCTGGCTCTGGCCGCTCCGGGAAACGCGCCGAAAGGTCGGGCGCACGTTTTCCACCGTCCTCGCACTGATGGAGCGTTACCCCGAATACCACTTCTCGTGCAGCCAGCCCGAACTCTACATGTACGTGAAGGAGCACTTCCCGGAACTCTGGAAGCGCATCAAGCAACGCGCGAAGGAAGGGCGCTGGGAGCCTTGCGGCGCGCCGTGGATCGAACAGGACAGCAACATGCCGAGCGGCGAGTCGCTGGTACGCCAGTTCCTATACGGCAACCGCTTCTTCGAGCGGGAATTCGGCATGCGATCCCGCACCGCGTGGCTGCCCGACGCCTTCGGCTACCCGTGGTCGCTTCCCCAGATCCTGAAGCAATGCCAGATCGACACCTTCGTCACCACCAAGATCGATTGGGGCACGTTCACGAAGTTCCCGTACAGCCTCTTCCAGTGGCAGGGCATCGACGGCACACGTATCCGCGCGCTTATGCCGCCCATGAACTACAACGGCAACCCCGTGCCCGAAGACCTCATTTCCCAGTGGAACCTCTTCAAGCAGAAGGAGAAAGTGGAGGAGCTTCCCTTCGCCTTCGGCTGGGGCGACGGCGGCGGCGGACCCACGGCGGAAATGCTGGAGCATGGCCGGCGCCTGAAGAACATGATCGGCGTCCCCCGCTGCGAATTTGGCCGCACGCAGGACTCCCTCGACCGCATAGCGCAACAGTGCCCGGACGAAGCGCTGCCGATCTATAACGACGAGCTCTATCTGGAGCTCCACCGCGCCTGCCAGATCACCCAGGCCCGCACGAAGCGTTTCAACCGCAAGATCGAGGTCGCGCTGCACGACACCGAGTTCCTCGCCTCCCTGGCGCACCTCAACGGCGCGCCCTACGATGGCGACGGGCTCTGGAACGCGTGGCGCATCCTGCTAACCAACCAGTTCCACGACATCCTCCCCGGATCCTCCATCACCGAGGTCTATACCACGGCGGAAAAAGAGTACGCCGGGGCGCTCCAGACCGCGCTCGACATCCGCGCGACCGCGCTGCCCGCCGTGCTGGCCGGCATCGACACCAGCGGACCGGGGACGCCCGTGATCGTCTTCAACACGCTGTCGTGGGTGCGCTCCGACATCGCCGAGGTTTCTGTTGCGCTGCCCCGCGGCGCCTTCCATGTTGTGGGCCCGGATGGAGAGCCTGTTCCGAGCCAGAAAATCGGCAAAGACCAGCTGATCTTCGAGGCGCACAATGTGCCGCCGCTCGGCCACGCGGTCTTCCGCGTCGTTCCGGGCAAGGGCCCGGCCCTGCCGCCTTCCGCCCTCGCGGCGAGCGAGACGGTGCTGGAGAACCGCACGCTCCAGGTGAAAATGAACGGCCACGGCGAGTTCACCCGGGTCTACGACAAGCAGGAAGAGCGTGAGGTGCTCTCCCGGGGCGCGCGCGGCAACGTGCTCCAGCTCTTTGACGACCGACCCTTCGACCACGACGCCTGGGACATCGACCACAACATCGACGAGGAACCACAGTGGACGCCGGGCAAGGCGCAGTCGATCCAGGTGGTCGAGGAAGGGCCCGTGCGCGCCGTGGTGCGCGTGATCCGTAAAACCGAGCGTAGCACCATCACCCAGGACATCACCCTGTATGCCATGCTGCCCCGGATCGACGTGCGGACCAGCGTGGACTGGCGCGAAAAGCGGGTGCTGATGAAGGTGGCCTTCCCCGTCGACATCCTCTGCCATCGCGCAACCTACGCCATCCAGTACGGCGCCATCGAACGCGCCACCCACGCCAGCCGGGAGCATGAGCGCGCGCGATTTGAGGTCACCGGGCACCACTGGGCCGACCTCTCCGAGGGCGACTACGGCGTCAGCCTCCTGAACGACTGCAAATACAGCTACGACATCAAGGAGAACGTCATGCGGCTGTCTCTCCTGCGCGCGCCCGTCCACCCCGACGAGCACGCGGATCAGGGCGAGCACGAAATGACCTACAGCCTTTACCCGCACGTGGGCGACTGGCGCTGCGGCACGGTGCAGCAGGGCCACGAACTCAATGTTCCGCTGATCGCGCTGGCCAAGGCGGGCCAGGGAACCTCCCGGGCCGCCTCGTTTGCCAGCATCGATGCGGAAAACATCATCATCGACCATATCAAGAAGGCCGAGGACTCCAACGCCCTCATTGTGCGCCTTTACGAGAGCTGCGGCCAGCGCGGCCCCGCGGAACTGGTGTTCGCGCGCAAACCGAAATCCGTGGCGATCTGCGACATGATGGAAGAAAACGACGCCCCGGTCTCGGCGAAGAACCACGCCGTGCCCCTGTACTTCACGCCGTGGGAGATCAAGTCGATCAAGGTGACGTTTTGAGGTGTGACGGCGGCGCGCCGATCCGGTAGAGCACGCGCCCGTCACCCTCTACCACCGCCTCCAGCGGAATCTGCATAAAAGACGGCGCGGCCACGTAGTACACGTCGTACTTCTTCGCGAGCGCGCGCCATTCCGCCGCGTCCTTCGCGGGCCAGACTTCCTGCCACGGGCGATCGGGCAAAGAGACGCCGGGATCGAGCGATATGCCGTAGAAATCCTCAAAGATCGCGTTCACGGCGGGCGCGAGTTCCGGGCGGTACCCGCAGAAGAGCAGCGTCGCCATGTCCGCCAGCACGGGATGTCCGAACTTTGCCTGCTCGCCCACCTGCATGTACGGTACGGCGATCATCGCATCGGCAGCGTTCTGTTCCGCCAGGTACGCCGCTGCCTCGCGGTGAAACGCCGTGCGCGGCAAGTGCTCCCGTCCCCGCCACTCCGCCGCCGTCACGCGGAACAGCAGCAGGATGGATAGCGCCGCCGTCGCCACCTGCAGCGCGCGGATGGATATCCGGTCCGCGCCGCCGGCCCAGCCTATGGCGACGCCCGCCGCCACGCACGCCGCCCCGAATTGGTGGTAAAGCGCCAGCAATACGGTGATCGCCGCCGCAAACGCAAAGGCGACGCGCCCGTGCAGGATTCCCGCGCGGCGCGCCGCCACAATCGCCGCGCCCCCGGCGCCGCCGGCGAGCAGGAAGAAGAGGTAGGCGTTCGGGGTGACGTAACGCGCCAGCATCTCCGGCCCCGCGGCCAGGTGCAGGAGCGGCGCCACGAGCGCCACGAGAAACATCAGCGGCAGAAACAGCGGTATCCGGTTGTCCCGATCGTAGCCAAACGCGAGGAGCAACGGGATCAGCACCGGCGCGACATGGTTCATCAGGCGGTAGGGAAGCCAGCCCACCAGCAGGAAGGGAACGTCCGCGCCCAGGGAAGCGTGCGCCGCCATAATCCCCCAGACGATAGCGCAGACGGCGGCGCAGTAGACCAGGCCCCAGGTCCGCGCCGAGGACAGCAGCGGCGCGCCGTTGCGATGTCGGTTGATGTGGTGCAGAATCATGCCGCCCGCCGCCGCGAGGGCCGCCGCAAGCAGCACGAGGTGTCCCGTGTCCACCGGCAGCGCCCGGTGGGTGGCGTGGTGCGCCATATACGTGCGCCACAAAACCATGGGATCCGCAGTCGAGTGGTAGGGCCCGCCCGCGGGCGGAGGTTCCGCCGTGTACCACAGCCAGCCCGCGAACAGCGCGCTGATCAGGCCCCCCGCCACCGCCCAGCACGCGAGCCGTGCAAAGGCCCGGTATTCGCGCGCGTAAAGTATGTACAGGGCGTAAAGCGCGGCGGTGACGGCCAGCGGTGGTGTCTGGCCGATATGGACCGCCGGCGCCAGGCCGATCAACAGGCCCGCCAGGCGAAACCGGTGGTCCAGCAGCGCCCACAAGGCGAAGAGTACGTAGCCGAGACCGACCGCGCCGTTGGAGAACGCATCGGGCCACACGGCGACCGGGTAGGTGCTGTAGAAGGTCGCATGCGCGCCCAGCAACACGAGGAGCGCCGCGGCGTGCCCTACAATCTGCCGCCCGGAGAAAAGGGCGCCAAGCAGAAACACCGGAACCGCCACGGACGCGAGGTACAGCCAGTTGCGCAGCAGGTTGGCGAGGAGCGGGCCGGGCGCGAATTCCATCAGCGCGGCGAGCGCGTAGGTCTGGAGGCTGAAGAAGCCCCCCAGGTACTGGCGAAGGGGGTGGCCTTCGGGATAGACGACCTGCCCCAGAATCACCTGCGCGAACTCGTAGTTCTCGTCCCAGCGCACCCCCCGCAGCAGGACCGCAACCAGGGAATACGCGATCCAGAACAGGGCCCCCGCCAGGTATGGCCGCTTGGAAAGCGGTTTCTGAAATCCCGGTACGGCCATTCCTGAGTTCTTCCAGCGGCGCGCTGCCAATGCGGCCTTGATGGAACTATACTGGGCAATGCCGCGCGCCCCATTCAAGATTGTATCCGCCCCGGCCCTTCGGGGGTATAATGGCGCCCGCGGCAGGTGGCGGCCGCACCAGATGTTCGACAGGGAAAGGACCGCACCCGGGTGACCATTGACAAGAAGATCTACCGCACGCGCTTTGGCGCCGAGGAAATGGGCGGGCGCATCGAGCTGTGGCAGGCGCTGTGCGCCTGCTGGTTCGCGCGTTACTTTCCGCGCGACGCCGTAACCCTCGATCTCGGCGCCGGCGCCTGCGAATTCATCAACAACATCCCCGCCGCCAGAAAGTTTGCCGTCGACCACAACCCGGATGTGCGGCGGCATGCCGCGCCGGATGTGGAGTGCATCGTGGCCGAGCTTGCGGAGGGGTTGCGCACGATACCGGACAAGACCCTCGATCGCATCATGGTGAGCAATGTATTCGAGCACCTGCCCGACCGCCAATACCTATACGAATGCCTTGCCGAGGCCCACCGCGCCCTGAAAACCGGCGGCAAGATTATCGTCATGCAGCCCAACATCCGCGTGGTGAAAGAGCGCTTCTACGACTACTCCGACCACAGCCTGCCGCTCACGGAGAAGGGCATGGCGGAGGCCCTGTCGGCCAACGGCTTCGATCTGGAGGAAGTGCGCGCGCGCTTTCTCCCGTACACCACCAAAAGCCGCTACCCCAAGTGGCCGTGGCTGGTGCGCCTGTATCTCCTGTTTCCCCCCGCCCACTACTTCCTGGGCGGCCAGATGTTTCTGGTGGGCCGCAAGGACGGTTCGCTCCACGATTCGGATTGATTCCCGGCCATCAAGCGAGGACCCCATGGACGCCGACATCTTCCTGTATAAGTTGAAGACGATTCTGACCTACCTCGACCTCGCCCAGCGAATGAGTGAGATTGAGGGCTACCTGCTCGATATTCACGCCTACACGCTGATGATTCTCGCGAACGAGGGCCCCGGTTCCGGCGTCATCGTCGAAATCGGCAGCTTCATGGGCAAATCGACCACTTGCCTGGCGCTTGGCTCCAAGAGCGCGCACCGCGAACCCGTCTACGCCGTGGATCATTTCACCGGTTCGCCGGAGCACCAGAAGGGCGCCCCCTGTGAAAGCGCGGATCTGGTGGAGCACGGCACGACCTACCATCGCTTCCAGGAAAACATCGAGAAGGCCGGCATCGCCGATTACGTGCGCCCGATACGCGCCGCATCCGCGGACGCGGTCCAGGGCTGGAACCAGCCCATCCGCCTGCTCTTTATCGACGGTGATCATTCGTACGAGGCCTCAAAACTCGATTTCGAATGCTGGTCCCCCCATGTCGTGCCCGGCGGCGTTATCGCATTTCACGACATCGGCCACTTCGAGGGGGTCACGCGCTTCTACAACGAGATGCTCCGCGATTCGGCAAGTTATCGTGAGGTCGTGCAAGTAACCGGAATCGCGGTCGTCGAGAAGCTGGCGTAGCCCGCCTCAACGGAATCCCGGGATCTCGTACAGATCGATCCCGTCCCCGGCCACCCGCACCGGCAGATGAAGCGGGTGAAAATCCTTGCTGATGACATACCGGAAGCCATACGCCCGCGCCAAATCCCGCCACTCGGATTCGCTGCGCCGCCGCCACAATTCCCAGTCATACCAGTTTCCATCCCGCACGCCGTACAGGTCGGCATAGATCCGGGCCACGG contains:
- a CDS encoding alpha-mannosidase; this encodes MPNFDAERLIETQQIEARLREVYATVYSQRQPIGRIEYCVTGPGLGPERVPAAGWQPFSVGDRWGGYDQTTWFRMTARIPKAFQGKPVVALIRPSGGHFEPGIPFLSAAGEALAFINGAPAQGLDKNHDEIFLAKKARGGEAFELAIEAVPSTRIDIEHHFQYADLAVRHPEAWDLYWDILVPLKVYKAIGSGSALARQLFDVLMKAIRLVDLQHAGAPEYFASCARASRFLNKELPRFESTGMGRLTLVGHSHIDTAWLWPLRETRRKVGRTFSTVLALMERYPEYHFSCSQPELYMYVKEHFPELWKRIKQRAKEGRWEPCGAPWIEQDSNMPSGESLVRQFLYGNRFFEREFGMRSRTAWLPDAFGYPWSLPQILKQCQIDTFVTTKIDWGTFTKFPYSLFQWQGIDGTRIRALMPPMNYNGNPVPEDLISQWNLFKQKEKVEELPFAFGWGDGGGGPTAEMLEHGRRLKNMIGVPRCEFGRTQDSLDRIAQQCPDEALPIYNDELYLELHRACQITQARTKRFNRKIEVALHDTEFLASLAHLNGAPYDGDGLWNAWRILLTNQFHDILPGSSITEVYTTAEKEYAGALQTALDIRATALPAVLAGIDTSGPGTPVIVFNTLSWVRSDIAEVSVALPRGAFHVVGPDGEPVPSQKIGKDQLIFEAHNVPPLGHAVFRVVPGKGPALPPSALAASETVLENRTLQVKMNGHGEFTRVYDKQEEREVLSRGARGNVLQLFDDRPFDHDAWDIDHNIDEEPQWTPGKAQSIQVVEEGPVRAVVRVIRKTERSTITQDITLYAMLPRIDVRTSVDWREKRVLMKVAFPVDILCHRATYAIQYGAIERATHASREHERARFEVTGHHWADLSEGDYGVSLLNDCKYSYDIKENVMRLSLLRAPVHPDEHADQGEHEMTYSLYPHVGDWRCGTVQQGHELNVPLIALAKAGQGTSRAASFASIDAENIIIDHIKKAEDSNALIVRLYESCGQRGPAELVFARKPKSVAICDMMEENDAPVSAKNHAVPLYFTPWEIKSIKVTF
- a CDS encoding class I SAM-dependent methyltransferase → MGGRIELWQALCACWFARYFPRDAVTLDLGAGACEFINNIPAARKFAVDHNPDVRRHAAPDVECIVAELAEGLRTIPDKTLDRIMVSNVFEHLPDRQYLYECLAEAHRALKTGGKIIVMQPNIRVVKERFYDYSDHSLPLTEKGMAEALSANGFDLEEVRARFLPYTTKSRYPKWPWLVRLYLLFPPAHYFLGGQMFLVGRKDGSLHDSD
- a CDS encoding class I SAM-dependent methyltransferase — protein: MDADIFLYKLKTILTYLDLAQRMSEIEGYLLDIHAYTLMILANEGPGSGVIVEIGSFMGKSTTCLALGSKSAHREPVYAVDHFTGSPEHQKGAPCESADLVEHGTTYHRFQENIEKAGIADYVRPIRAASADAVQGWNQPIRLLFIDGDHSYEASKLDFECWSPHVVPGGVIAFHDIGHFEGVTRFYNEMLRDSASYREVVQVTGIAVVEKLA